A genome region from Desulfobaccales bacterium includes the following:
- the trpC gene encoding indole-3-glycerol phosphate synthase TrpC, whose protein sequence is MNFLTEIVDRKLKDSLKLFESGVADKFKADIARRPAPKSLKAALDLGPGPAIIAEIKRASPSKGELGMGWDPVELAQIYQNHGAAALSVLTEVHYFKGDPEFIRLMRPLIQLPILRKDFILEPIQVYETAALGADALLLIVSLMELGKLRGLLLLTRSLGLEALVEVHTSEEMEMALAAGARLIGVNSRNLHTFEMFPDRALELAPLAPPSVTLVAASGIKSPADLKRYMAAGIRAFLIGESLVTQADPGAALREFIKG, encoded by the coding sequence ATGAACTTTTTAACAGAAATCGTGGACCGGAAGCTCAAGGATTCTCTCAAGCTCTTTGAATCCGGAGTGGCCGATAAATTCAAAGCCGATATCGCCCGGCGGCCCGCGCCCAAAAGCCTCAAAGCCGCCCTGGATTTGGGCCCGGGCCCGGCCATCATCGCGGAGATCAAGCGGGCCTCCCCCAGCAAAGGGGAGTTGGGGATGGGCTGGGACCCGGTGGAGTTGGCCCAAATCTACCAGAACCACGGCGCTGCGGCCCTCTCGGTGTTGACGGAGGTCCACTATTTCAAGGGCGACCCGGAATTCATCCGCCTGATGCGTCCGCTGATCCAGCTCCCCATCCTGCGCAAGGATTTTATACTAGAGCCTATTCAAGTCTACGAGACTGCTGCCCTCGGGGCCGACGCCTTGCTGCTCATCGTTAGCCTGATGGAACTTGGGAAACTTAGGGGCCTGCTGCTTTTGACCCGCTCCCTGGGTCTGGAGGCGCTGGTGGAAGTGCATACTTCCGAAGAAATGGAGATGGCGCTCGCCGCGGGGGCCAGGCTGATCGGGGTCAACTCCCGGAATCTCCACACCTTCGAGATGTTTCCGGACCGCGCCCTGGAACTGGCTCCGCTGGCACCGCCTTCCGTGACCCTGGTGGCCGCGTCGGGAATAAAGTCCCCGGCCGACCTTAAACGCTATATGGCCGCGGGCATCCGGGCCTTTCTCATCGGAGAGAGCCTGGTGACGCAGGCGGACCCGGGCGCGGCGTTGCGGGAGTTCATCAAAGGGTAA
- the trpD gene encoding anthranilate phosphoribosyltransferase translates to MLKEAIFKVVSRQDLTEAEMVRAMEIIMSGEATEAQIGAFITALRMKGETVDEITAAAKVMRAKATRIPISDGLIDLDRDEINVDWETVVDTCGTGGDATSTFNVSTTTAFVVAGAGLKVAKHGNRAVSSRCGSADVIEALGINLALTPDQVAWCILEVGIGFLFAPQLHGAMRYAIGPRREIGIRTIFNVLGPLTNPASANVQVLGVYDARLTEPLALVLGKLGGKSAFVVYGEGSFDEISIVGPTQVSQLKDGAVRTYTIAPEDFGLKRATLSDIKGGDVFENARIVRQVLAGEGGPREDMVALNAAAAYIAAGLVPDFSKGIDLARKVIHSGAAMAKLDGLIEKSKSFSAGL, encoded by the coding sequence ATGCTCAAAGAAGCCATATTTAAAGTCGTTTCCCGGCAGGATTTAACCGAGGCTGAGATGGTCCGGGCCATGGAGATCATTATGAGCGGGGAGGCCACCGAGGCGCAGATCGGGGCCTTTATTACGGCCTTGCGCATGAAGGGCGAGACCGTGGATGAGATCACCGCGGCAGCGAAAGTTATGCGGGCCAAGGCCACCCGTATCCCTATCTCAGACGGACTCATCGACCTGGACCGGGACGAGATCAACGTGGATTGGGAGACGGTGGTGGATACCTGCGGCACCGGCGGCGACGCCACCTCCACTTTCAACGTTTCCACCACCACTGCGTTCGTGGTGGCCGGCGCGGGCTTGAAAGTCGCCAAGCACGGCAATCGAGCAGTTTCAAGCCGTTGCGGCTCCGCGGATGTCATCGAGGCCCTGGGGATCAATCTGGCATTGACGCCGGACCAGGTGGCCTGGTGCATCCTGGAGGTGGGCATCGGGTTTCTGTTTGCCCCCCAACTCCATGGGGCCATGCGCTACGCCATCGGCCCCCGGCGGGAGATCGGCATCCGCACCATCTTCAATGTGCTGGGACCCCTGACCAACCCGGCCAGCGCCAACGTCCAGGTGCTGGGGGTCTATGACGCCCGGCTCACCGAGCCCCTGGCGCTGGTTTTGGGTAAACTGGGGGGCAAAAGCGCCTTTGTGGTCTACGGCGAGGGCTCGTTCGACGAGATCAGCATCGTGGGACCCACACAGGTGAGTCAGCTTAAAGACGGAGCGGTGCGGACGTATACGATTGCCCCCGAAGACTTCGGCCTGAAACGAGCGACGCTTTCGGACATCAAGGGCGGTGACGTCTTTGAAAACGCCCGCATTGTGCGCCAGGTCCTGGCAGGGGAGGGGGGGCCTCGGGAAGATATGGTGGCCCTAAACGCGGCCGCGGCCTACATCGCCGCAGGGTTGGTCCCGGACTTTTCCAAGGGGATTGACCTGGCCCGAAAGGTTATTCACTCCGGGGCGGCCATGGCCAAGCTGGACGGTCTGATCGAGAAGAGCAAGTCGTTTAGCGCTGGGCTGTAG
- a CDS encoding 2-oxoacid:acceptor oxidoreductase family protein: MSSRYEIRLAGSGGQGLILAGIILAEAAGVYDGKFVCQTQSYGPEARGGASKAEVVISDEEIDYPKAIQPDVLLAMNQKSLDAYSGDLKPGGALLVDADLVTEVPLSQAVAVPFTRIAREELGKTMVANIVALGALAQLTGAVSLESLTAAVLARVPKGTEDLNKKALAAGARAVQGASMRRRPEPGENES, translated from the coding sequence ATGTCAAGTCGCTATGAGATCAGGTTAGCCGGGTCCGGAGGCCAGGGGTTGATCCTGGCGGGGATCATTTTGGCTGAGGCCGCTGGGGTTTATGACGGCAAGTTTGTCTGCCAGACCCAGAGCTACGGCCCCGAGGCCCGCGGTGGAGCGTCCAAGGCGGAAGTGGTCATCAGTGACGAGGAGATCGATTATCCCAAGGCCATTCAGCCCGATGTGCTGTTGGCGATGAACCAGAAATCCCTGGACGCTTACAGCGGTGATCTGAAACCCGGAGGCGCGCTCCTGGTGGACGCGGACCTGGTCACGGAGGTACCCTTAAGCCAGGCCGTGGCCGTGCCGTTTACCCGGATCGCCCGGGAGGAGTTGGGGAAAACCATGGTGGCCAATATCGTTGCCCTAGGGGCCCTGGCCCAACTCACCGGAGCCGTGTCTCTTGAAAGCCTGACAGCCGCGGTGCTGGCCCGAGTCCCCAAAGGCACCGAGGACTTGAATAAAAAAGCCTTGGCCGCGGGAGCCAGGGCAGTACAAGGCGCGTCGATGAGAAGGAGGCCGGAGCCGGGTGAGAACGAGTCATAA
- a CDS encoding 2-oxoacid:ferredoxin oxidoreductase subunit beta gives MPEVTKLIHKYLRHEKKFPHVWCPGCGNGIVLGALIRAIDRTGIEKDDIVLVSGIGCSGRMSVYVDFNTLHTTHGRALTFATGVKLANPKLKVIVVMGDGDATAIGGNHFIHAARRNLNLTAIIINNNIYGMTGGQYSPTTPYGARATTSPYGNIEHAFNIAEMAVTAGAAMVGRGTVYHATLLDQLMEQAILKRGFAVVEVISHCHTQFGLKNKLGGPVEMMRRQKELAVRVEKAQTMSPAELEGKITIGILVDRDLPIYTEEYQKIRDAARAGNKSSRFKV, from the coding sequence ATGCCCGAAGTCACTAAACTCATCCATAAGTACCTGCGGCACGAGAAGAAGTTTCCCCATGTCTGGTGCCCGGGGTGCGGCAACGGCATCGTTCTGGGGGCTTTGATCCGGGCCATTGACCGCACCGGCATAGAAAAAGACGACATCGTTCTAGTTAGTGGCATCGGCTGCTCGGGCCGCATGAGCGTGTATGTAGATTTTAACACCTTGCACACCACCCACGGCCGGGCACTGACCTTTGCCACGGGGGTGAAGCTGGCCAATCCAAAGCTTAAGGTGATCGTGGTCATGGGTGACGGCGATGCCACTGCGATCGGCGGCAATCATTTTATCCATGCCGCCCGGCGTAACCTGAATCTCACGGCCATCATCATCAACAACAATATTTACGGCATGACCGGCGGCCAGTATTCGCCCACCACGCCTTACGGGGCCCGGGCCACTACCTCGCCGTATGGGAACATCGAACACGCCTTTAACATCGCCGAGATGGCCGTGACTGCGGGCGCGGCGATGGTGGGACGGGGCACGGTGTATCATGCCACCTTGTTGGACCAGCTTATGGAGCAGGCCATCTTAAAACGGGGCTTTGCAGTGGTGGAAGTCATCAGCCACTGTCACACCCAGTTCGGCCTGAAAAATAAGCTGGGGGGGCCGGTGGAAATGATGCGCCGCCAGAAAGAGCTGGCCGTGCGGGTGGAGAAGGCGCAAACTATGAGCCCGGCGGAACTGGAGGGGAAGATCACCATCGGCATCCTGGTTGACCGGGACTTGCCCATCTATACCGAAGAGTACCAGAAGATTCGGGACGCGGCCCGGGCAGGAAATAAAAGTTCAAGGTTCAAAGTTTAA
- a CDS encoding 2-oxoacid:acceptor oxidoreductase subunit alpha, with protein sequence MKTSPGQSRLLQGNEAVVEGALAAGCRFFAGYPITPATEISEVMAQRLPGVGGTFIQMEDEIASLGAVIGASLAGVKAMTATSGPGFSLMQENLGFACVAEVPCVIVNVMRGGPSTGLPTHVSQGDVMQARWGTHGDHPIIVLAAATTRDCFDLTIKAFNLSEKYRTPVILLTDEVVAHTREKLVLPDAGVEVVTRERPDVPPEWYVPYADNTRGVPPMGIFGDGYRYHVTGLIHDVHGFPTERKDEIVPFLNRLFRKITQHFGDILMVEEEQTADAEILVVAYGSVARSARRAVREARQRGIKAGLFQLVTLWPFPRRLLEPHLRKVRGVLVPELNLGQMSREVKRVNQGMTRIETLNRIDGDLITPGEILERLMTL encoded by the coding sequence ATGAAAACATCTCCTGGACAATCTCGACTGCTGCAAGGTAACGAAGCCGTGGTGGAAGGCGCTTTGGCCGCGGGCTGCCGGTTTTTTGCCGGGTATCCCATCACCCCGGCCACTGAAATCAGCGAAGTTATGGCGCAGCGGCTGCCCGGGGTAGGGGGCACCTTCATCCAGATGGAGGATGAGATCGCCTCTCTGGGCGCGGTGATCGGGGCCTCCCTGGCCGGCGTCAAGGCCATGACCGCCACCAGCGGTCCGGGGTTTTCCCTGATGCAGGAAAACCTGGGGTTTGCCTGTGTGGCGGAAGTCCCCTGCGTCATCGTTAATGTCATGCGGGGCGGCCCCAGCACGGGTCTGCCCACCCACGTGAGCCAGGGCGACGTCATGCAGGCCCGGTGGGGCACCCACGGCGATCATCCTATTATCGTCCTGGCCGCGGCCACGACCCGGGATTGCTTCGACCTCACGATCAAGGCCTTCAACCTATCGGAAAAATACCGAACTCCGGTGATTCTCTTAACCGACGAAGTGGTGGCCCACACCCGGGAAAAGTTGGTGCTCCCGGATGCGGGCGTGGAAGTGGTAACACGTGAGCGTCCCGACGTGCCCCCGGAATGGTATGTCCCTTACGCGGACAACACCCGGGGGGTGCCACCCATGGGGATTTTCGGCGACGGGTACCGCTACCACGTCACCGGCCTGATTCATGATGTGCACGGTTTTCCCACCGAGCGCAAAGATGAGATCGTGCCATTCCTAAACCGGCTCTTTCGCAAGATCACCCAGCATTTTGGCGATATTCTGATGGTGGAGGAAGAGCAGACCGCAGACGCCGAAATCCTGGTGGTGGCCTACGGCTCGGTGGCCCGTTCCGCCCGCCGGGCCGTCCGGGAGGCGCGGCAGCGGGGGATCAAGGCAGGGCTGTTTCAACTGGTGACCTTGTGGCCCTTTCCCCGGCGGCTGCTGGAACCGCACTTACGAAAAGTGCGCGGAGTCCTGGTTCCGGAACTCAACCTGGGCCAGATGTCCCGGGAGGTCAAAAGGGTCAATCAGGGCATGACCAGGATTGAGACCCTGAACCGGATTGATGGCGATTTGATTACGCCGGGGGAGATTTTGGAAAGGTTGATGACGCTCTAG
- a CDS encoding 4Fe-4S dicluster domain-containing protein: MERDTSSEKELSQDSEPGAVAGGEYPETAHPEYRINIYRDWCKSCGICAAFCPRQCLSLDADGAPVVDRAERCTGCRWCELHCPDFAICVREVVPQDQQSEKAE; encoded by the coding sequence ATGGAACGAGATACAAGTTCGGAGAAAGAATTAAGTCAAGATTCAGAGCCAGGTGCGGTTGCAGGGGGAGAGTATCCCGAGACAGCCCACCCGGAATACCGGATTAATATCTACCGGGATTGGTGCAAATCCTGCGGCATCTGCGCGGCGTTTTGTCCCCGGCAGTGCTTGAGTCTGGATGCAGATGGGGCCCCGGTGGTGGACCGCGCCGAGCGCTGCACGGGTTGCCGCTGGTGCGAGTTGCACTGTCCGGATTTCGCCATTTGTGTTAGGGAAGTGGTACCCCAAGACCAGCAATCCGAGAAAGCGGAATGA
- a CDS encoding aminodeoxychorismate/anthranilate synthase component II yields MLVMIDNYDSFTYNLVQYFGQLGEDVKVFRNDQIDLKGLEQVKPSRLVISPGPCSPNEAGISLAAIQHFAGRVPVLGVCLGHQAIGAAFGGKVIRAPRLMHGKTSLIYHDGKDLFQGIPSPFEATRYHSLIVERESLPDCLAVSAQTSVGEIMGLRHRTLAVFGVQFHPESILTTEGINVLRNFLKRQRG; encoded by the coding sequence ATGTTAGTCATGATAGACAATTACGATTCTTTTACTTATAACTTAGTGCAGTATTTCGGCCAATTGGGAGAGGACGTTAAGGTCTTCCGTAACGACCAGATCGACCTGAAAGGGCTGGAGCAGGTCAAGCCCAGCCGCCTGGTGATCTCCCCGGGTCCCTGTTCCCCCAACGAGGCGGGTATTTCGCTCGCGGCTATCCAGCACTTTGCCGGGCGCGTGCCCGTCCTCGGGGTGTGTCTGGGCCATCAGGCCATCGGTGCGGCCTTTGGCGGCAAGGTGATCCGGGCCCCTCGCCTGATGCACGGCAAGACCTCCCTCATCTATCATGACGGGAAAGACCTGTTCCAGGGGATTCCTTCACCCTTCGAGGCGACGCGTTATCACTCCCTCATTGTGGAGCGGGAGAGCCTGCCGGATTGCCTGGCGGTTTCAGCTCAAACCTCAGTGGGGGAGATCATGGGGCTGCGCCATAGAACCCTCGCGGTGTTCGGGGTCCAGTTCCATCCGGAATCGATTCTTACCACTGAGGGTATCAATGTGCTGCGTAATTTCCTGAAACGCCAGAGGGGTTAA
- the trpE gene encoding anthranilate synthase component I: MVYPDFETFTEMSRQGNLIPVYREILGDLETPVSAYKKLRSEGCSFLLESVEGGEKWGRFSFLGLNPSLMFQVKGGQTTIQRQGRTEVMDPAADPFEHLRKLLAGFTPVATEGLPRFWGGLVGYLGYDMVRYIERLPNLTPATDMPEARLMLADNLLIFDNLRQTIKILALVHLDPEAPLKDQYDRALTAIDVLAGRLRQPVPLGEAPPPVAPPPLTSNLSQARFEDMVRTAKEYIAAGDVIQVVLSQCFSTPLRHDPFDLYRALRSINPSPYMFYLDQGDIKVVGASPEILVRLEDGQVNYRPIAGTRPRGATAAEDQALEAELLADPKERAEHLMLVDLGRNDVGRVAKIGSVRVPELFSVERYSHVMHIVSQVEGELAPEHDGLDLLKSTFPAGTVAGAPKVRAMEIIEELEPTRRGPYAGAVGYLSFGGNLDFCITIRSFTIHQGRVYLQVGAGIVADSDPATEFQETVNKGMALMRALDRADEGLM, from the coding sequence ATGGTTTATCCTGATTTTGAGACGTTCACCGAAATGTCCCGGCAAGGGAATCTGATTCCGGTCTATAGGGAGATTCTGGGGGATTTGGAGACCCCGGTGTCGGCCTATAAGAAGTTGCGCAGCGAGGGGTGTTCCTTCCTCCTGGAGAGCGTGGAAGGCGGTGAGAAGTGGGGGCGCTTCAGTTTTCTGGGGCTCAACCCATCGCTGATGTTCCAGGTTAAGGGGGGGCAAACCACCATCCAGCGCCAGGGCCGCACCGAAGTCATGGACCCCGCCGCCGACCCCTTTGAGCACCTGCGGAAATTGTTGGCCGGGTTTACCCCTGTGGCGACAGAGGGACTGCCCCGGTTCTGGGGCGGTTTGGTGGGCTACCTGGGGTACGACATGGTGCGCTACATCGAGCGGCTGCCGAATCTGACTCCGGCCACCGACATGCCCGAGGCCAGGCTGATGCTGGCGGATAACCTGCTGATTTTCGACAACCTGCGTCAGACTATCAAGATCCTGGCCCTGGTGCACCTGGACCCGGAGGCGCCTTTAAAGGACCAATACGACCGGGCGCTGACGGCCATCGATGTGCTCGCCGGCCGCTTGCGCCAACCGGTGCCCCTGGGAGAGGCCCCGCCGCCGGTAGCGCCACCCCCCCTGACATCCAACCTGTCCCAGGCGCGGTTTGAAGACATGGTGCGCACGGCGAAGGAATACATCGCCGCGGGAGACGTCATTCAGGTGGTGCTGTCCCAGTGTTTTTCCACCCCGCTGCGCCACGACCCCTTCGACCTGTACCGGGCTCTGCGTTCTATCAATCCGTCGCCCTATATGTTCTACCTGGACCAGGGGGATATCAAGGTGGTGGGGGCATCGCCTGAGATCCTGGTGCGCCTGGAGGACGGCCAGGTCAACTACCGGCCCATTGCCGGCACCCGCCCCCGAGGTGCGACCGCCGCAGAAGATCAGGCCCTGGAAGCCGAGCTTTTGGCCGATCCCAAGGAGCGGGCCGAACACCTGATGCTGGTGGACCTGGGCCGCAACGACGTGGGCCGGGTGGCCAAGATCGGCAGTGTTAGAGTGCCGGAGTTGTTCAGCGTCGAACGCTACTCCCACGTCATGCATATCGTATCCCAGGTGGAAGGGGAACTGGCCCCGGAACACGACGGCCTGGACCTGCTCAAGTCAACCTTTCCCGCCGGCACCGTGGCCGGGGCCCCCAAGGTCCGGGCCATGGAGATCATCGAGGAACTGGAGCCCACGCGGCGGGGACCCTACGCCGGTGCGGTAGGGTACCTCAGCTTCGGCGGAAACCTGGACTTTTGCATCACCATCCGCAGCTTCACCATCCACCAGGGACGGGTCTATCTGCAGGTGGGCGCCGGAATCGTGGCGGACTCGGACCCGGCCACTGAGTTCCAGGAAACCGTGAATAAGGGAATGGCCCTGATGCGGGCCCTGGACCGGGCGGATGAGGGGTTGATGTGA
- a CDS encoding type II toxin-antitoxin system HicB family antitoxin: protein MRFLITLFQDEDGMYIAECPAIPGCVSQGETEAEAEKNIHEAIRECLAVRAEKGMPLTVPTRQIEVEVQWGQSPY from the coding sequence GTGAGATTTCTTATCACCTTATTCCAGGATGAAGACGGCATGTATATCGCTGAATGCCCTGCCATCCCCGGTTGCGTCAGCCAGGGAGAAACCGAAGCTGAGGCGGAAAAAAACATACATGAGGCAATTAGAGAATGCCTGGCAGTACGAGCCGAAAAAGGCATGCCACTAACCGTTCCGACGCGCCAGATTGAGGTTGAAGTTCAATGGGGACAATCCCCCTATTAA
- a CDS encoding type II toxin-antitoxin system HicA family toxin — MGTIPLLRPREVIKAFERLGWETARQRGSHIIMTKPGHIATLSIPDHPFVARGTLRSLIARAGISLEEFLDSLT; from the coding sequence ATGGGGACAATCCCCCTATTAAGGCCCAGGGAAGTAATAAAAGCATTCGAAAGACTCGGCTGGGAAACAGCCCGGCAACGCGGCAGCCACATCATCATGACCAAGCCCGGTCATATCGCCACCCTCTCTATCCCCGACCATCCCTTTGTGGCTCGCGGAACTCTGCGCAGCCTCATCGCCCGAGCCGGGATATCTCTGGAAGAATTCTTAGATTCCCTGACTTAA
- a CDS encoding inositol monophosphatase family protein, which translates to MMDKIAQIGRQAALAAGAVMRLNYEQPHEITMKGAIDPVTETDYQCQEIIIGMIHQAFPDHGFLAEETAVGEPPPAAQEIGSPGLAWEADAPPICRWIIDPLDGTVNFAHGFPVFCVSIAFETDGVLEYGVVYDPLRDELFEGKRGEGAWRNGHPIRVSDTDRMDRALIATGFPYDIRERVTESMARLGRVVASAQGVRRAGAAAMDMCYIACGRFDGYFEENLKPWDTAAGLVIVTEAGGKITAFDGGDYDIFAPNIAVSNGALHTKLLSFLK; encoded by the coding sequence ATGATGGACAAAATCGCCCAGATCGGGCGGCAAGCCGCTCTGGCCGCGGGCGCGGTGATGCGTTTGAATTACGAGCAACCCCATGAGATCACCATGAAGGGGGCTATCGACCCGGTGACCGAAACCGACTACCAGTGCCAGGAAATCATCATCGGCATGATCCACCAGGCCTTCCCGGACCATGGGTTTCTGGCGGAGGAAACGGCGGTAGGGGAGCCGCCTCCGGCTGCCCAGGAAATTGGCTCCCCCGGCCTGGCCTGGGAAGCCGACGCGCCGCCGATCTGCCGCTGGATCATCGACCCCCTGGACGGCACCGTCAATTTCGCCCACGGGTTTCCGGTGTTTTGCGTGTCCATTGCGTTTGAAACAGACGGGGTGCTGGAATATGGGGTAGTCTACGACCCTCTGCGGGACGAGCTCTTCGAAGGGAAAAGGGGCGAAGGGGCCTGGCGGAACGGTCACCCTATCCGGGTCTCCGACACCGACCGGATGGATCGGGCCCTCATTGCCACGGGGTTTCCCTATGACATCAGGGAGCGCGTAACCGAGTCCATGGCCAGGTTAGGCCGGGTGGTGGCCAGCGCCCAAGGGGTGCGCCGGGCCGGGGCCGCGGCCATGGATATGTGCTATATCGCCTGCGGCCGCTTTGACGGCTACTTCGAAGAAAATCTGAAACCCTGGGATACGGCCGCAGGGTTGGTCATCGTCACGGAGGCGGGAGGGAAGATAACTGCCTTTGATGGCGGTGACTACGACATTTTTGCACCTAATATTGCGGTGAGTAATGGCGCGTTGCACACAAAATTATTGTCTTTTTTGAAGTGA
- a CDS encoding PPC domain-containing DNA-binding protein: MHYTEGKMGRVFVLRLEDGERLNDTLEAFAREQNLAHALAFFLGGSASGSKVVVGPDADRTDAVVPLIHMLQGSQEVLAVGTLIPDEAGLPVLHMHAAAGREGQATVGCTRAGVDVWLVGEVVLLEIVGVAALRRKDAATGFQLLTVGSAEK; this comes from the coding sequence ATGCATTACACGGAAGGTAAGATGGGCCGGGTCTTTGTCCTGAGACTGGAAGACGGGGAGCGTCTGAACGATACCCTGGAGGCCTTTGCCCGGGAGCAGAATCTTGCCCACGCTCTGGCCTTCTTCCTGGGCGGCTCCGCCAGCGGCAGTAAGGTGGTGGTGGGCCCCGATGCCGACCGCACTGATGCCGTTGTGCCGCTCATCCATATGCTCCAAGGCTCCCAGGAAGTTCTGGCGGTGGGCACACTTATCCCCGACGAGGCTGGTTTGCCGGTGCTCCATATGCATGCCGCCGCGGGCCGAGAAGGCCAAGCCACTGTGGGCTGCACCCGGGCTGGGGTGGACGTCTGGCTGGTAGGCGAGGTAGTCTTGCTGGAGATTGTCGGGGTCGCAGCCCTACGCCGGAAAGACGCGGCAACGGGGTTTCAGTTGCTGACGGTAGGGTCGGCGGAGAAATAA
- a CDS encoding rhomboid family intramembrane serine protease codes for MIPVRGAPAKSRWPWITLGLIAVNLAIFLYQLHIGSDAATDLFYQKGAVASKLSRLKVLSLKQSVGLLPTMFSSLFLHAGWVHLIGNMWFLWVFGEALEDDLGHRRFLGFYLFCGFFACIFHVLAASSLGAPLIGASGAIAGVLGGYLIRLPKSPICTIVFWRLRPETVYIPAFVWLGLWLALQFYGLRSGGAVAWMAHLGGFFIGLLTVSLFTPLSPAAAFPKATPKKGSSKGKKK; via the coding sequence GTGATTCCGGTGCGCGGGGCGCCGGCCAAGAGCCGGTGGCCTTGGATCACGCTGGGCCTGATCGCCGTCAATCTGGCAATTTTTCTCTATCAACTGCACATCGGTTCCGACGCCGCTACGGACCTGTTTTATCAGAAAGGAGCGGTGGCCTCCAAACTAAGCAGGCTCAAGGTCCTGAGCCTTAAGCAGTCCGTGGGGCTGTTGCCCACTATGTTCAGCTCCCTTTTCCTCCACGCGGGCTGGGTCCACCTCATCGGTAACATGTGGTTCCTCTGGGTCTTTGGGGAAGCCCTGGAGGATGACCTGGGACACCGACGGTTTCTGGGCTTCTACCTGTTTTGCGGCTTCTTCGCCTGCATCTTTCACGTGCTGGCGGCCTCCAGCCTTGGTGCGCCGCTGATCGGCGCCAGCGGCGCGATCGCCGGGGTCTTGGGAGGGTACCTGATCCGGCTGCCCAAGTCGCCCATCTGCACCATTGTTTTCTGGCGTCTGCGCCCGGAGACGGTGTACATCCCCGCCTTTGTCTGGCTGGGACTGTGGCTGGCGCTGCAATTCTACGGCCTGCGTAGCGGCGGTGCGGTGGCCTGGATGGCCCACCTGGGCGGGTTCTTTATAGGCCTGCTCACGGTCAGCCTGTTCACGCCATTGAGCCCGGCCGCGGCCTTCCCCAAAGCCACTCCGAAAAAGGGCAGCAGTAAGGGCAAGAAGAAATAG